From Rhodovastum atsumiense, a single genomic window includes:
- a CDS encoding branched-chain amino acid ABC transporter substrate-binding protein, with translation MIRRTLFAGVALLALGALAPAKADIRIATAGPITGNYASFGAQLKAGAEQAVADINARGGVLGQKLVLEVGDDACDPKQAVSVANDFAAKGVKLVAGHFCSGSSIPASKVYAEEGILQISPASTNPKYTDEGSWNTFRTCGRDDQQGVVAGKFIAREFKDRKVAILHDNSAYGKGLADETRKALNAAGMKETLYSPYTPGEKDYSALVSRLKQAGVTVIYVGGYHTETGLIMRQAKQQGLNPTIIGGDALVTNEYWQITGDTGEGTMMTFPSDPRTRPTAAAVVKEFKAKGIDPEGYVLYTYAAVQIWAEAAQKAGTTDPKKVAAVLKANGPWESVLGKIAYNKKGDPVESDYVVYRWHAGSYGEM, from the coding sequence GCGGGCCCGATCACCGGCAACTACGCGAGCTTCGGGGCGCAGCTGAAGGCGGGCGCCGAGCAGGCGGTCGCCGACATCAACGCGCGCGGCGGCGTGCTCGGCCAGAAGCTGGTGCTGGAAGTGGGCGACGACGCCTGCGACCCGAAGCAGGCGGTGTCGGTCGCCAATGACTTCGCCGCCAAGGGCGTGAAGCTGGTCGCCGGGCATTTCTGTTCGGGCAGCTCGATCCCGGCCAGCAAGGTCTATGCCGAGGAAGGCATCCTGCAGATCTCCCCGGCCTCGACCAATCCCAAGTACACCGATGAAGGCAGCTGGAACACCTTCCGCACCTGCGGCCGCGATGACCAGCAGGGCGTGGTGGCCGGCAAGTTCATTGCCAGGGAATTCAAGGACCGCAAGGTCGCCATCCTGCACGACAACTCAGCCTACGGCAAAGGCCTGGCCGACGAGACCAGGAAGGCCCTGAACGCCGCCGGGATGAAGGAGACGCTGTACTCGCCGTATACGCCGGGCGAGAAGGACTATTCGGCGCTGGTCAGCCGCCTGAAGCAGGCCGGCGTGACCGTGATCTATGTCGGCGGCTACCACACCGAGACCGGCCTGATCATGCGCCAGGCCAAGCAGCAGGGCCTGAACCCGACCATCATCGGTGGCGACGCCCTGGTGACCAACGAGTACTGGCAGATCACCGGTGACACCGGCGAAGGCACGATGATGACCTTCCCCTCCGATCCGCGGACGCGCCCGACCGCGGCGGCCGTGGTGAAGGAGTTCAAGGCGAAGGGCATCGATCCCGAGGGCTACGTCCTCTACACCTACGCCGCCGTCCAGATCTGGGCGGAAGCGGCGCAGAAGGCCGGCACCACCGATCCGAAGAAGGTCGCGGCGGTGCTGAAGGCGAACGGCCCGTGGGAGTCGGTGCTGGGCAAGATCGCCTACAACAAGAAGGGCGACCCCGTGGAATCCGACTACGTCGTGTATCGCTGGCACGCCGGCAGCTACGGCGAGATGTAA
- a CDS encoding CsbD family protein — MVDKDRVEGSLKQAKGAIKEGVGKVTGDTSTQAEGKADKAEGKVQNTVGGAKDAVRDATE, encoded by the coding sequence ATGGTCGACAAAGATCGCGTCGAAGGTTCGCTGAAACAGGCCAAGGGGGCGATAAAGGAAGGCGTCGGCAAGGTCACCGGCGATACCAGCACCCAGGCCGAAGGCAAGGCCGACAAGGCCGAAGGCAAGGTGCAGAACACGGTCGGGGGCGCCAAGGACGCGGTGCGCGACGCGACCGAGTAG
- a CDS encoding heme lyase CcmF/NrfE family subunit, which yields MIVETGHFALILALLVALVQSVVPLIGAARRDPAWMAAGRSAAVTQFLLVAMALAALMHAYVVSDFSVLNVFQNSHSAKPLLYKISGVWGNHEGSMLLWVAVLAFCGAAVAAFGGNLPPELRARVLAVQGMIGVGFLLFILFTSNPFLRAMPPPPDGRGLNPILQDPGLAFHPPFLYLGYVGFSVSFAFAVAALIEGRVDPAWARWVRPWALVSWCSLTLGIALGSWWAYYTLGWGGWWFWDPVENASLMPWIVGTALIHSAIVVEKRDTLKSWTILLAIITFSLSLVGTFLVRSGVLSSVHAFATDPARGTFILALLALAIGGSLTLYAVRAPALKGGGLFAPVSREGALVMNNLLLACGAATVFIGTLYPLFLDVVGGDKISVGFPFFNQTFVPLMVPLLLMVGPGSMLAWKRGDLLGVLQRLWAAFGIAILVMLAAFWASHGGPVLAVLGLGLAAWVFAGAAVEFAERIRLFRIPAWESLRRAIGLPRAAWGMTLAHMGVAVTVAGIAASAFESESIDIVRPGGELKLAGYTLRLDGVERRNGPNYIYDDAAIAVLRDGRTVAVVHPQRRFFPLQQQTTAETAIRTNLLADLYVALGDPDPAGGWTIRAYYKPLVPWIWLGALVMAFGGVVSLSDRRWRVGIAARARQAVLQPAPGE from the coding sequence ATGATCGTCGAGACCGGGCATTTCGCCCTGATCCTCGCTCTCCTGGTGGCGCTGGTGCAGTCGGTCGTGCCGCTGATCGGGGCCGCGCGCCGCGATCCCGCCTGGATGGCGGCCGGCCGCTCCGCCGCGGTCACGCAGTTCCTGCTGGTCGCGATGGCGCTGGCGGCGCTGATGCACGCCTACGTGGTGTCCGATTTCTCGGTCCTGAACGTCTTCCAGAACAGCCATTCGGCCAAGCCGCTGCTCTACAAGATCAGCGGCGTGTGGGGGAACCACGAGGGCTCGATGCTGCTGTGGGTCGCCGTGCTCGCCTTCTGCGGCGCCGCGGTCGCGGCCTTCGGCGGCAACCTGCCGCCCGAGCTGCGCGCCCGCGTGCTGGCAGTGCAGGGGATGATCGGGGTCGGCTTCCTGCTGTTCATCCTGTTCACCTCAAACCCGTTCCTGCGCGCCATGCCGCCGCCGCCGGACGGGCGCGGGCTCAACCCGATCCTGCAGGACCCGGGCCTCGCCTTCCATCCGCCCTTCCTCTACCTGGGCTATGTCGGCTTCTCGGTGTCCTTCGCCTTCGCCGTCGCCGCCCTGATCGAAGGCCGCGTCGATCCGGCCTGGGCCCGCTGGGTGCGGCCCTGGGCGCTGGTGTCGTGGTGCTCGCTCACGCTCGGCATCGCGCTCGGCAGCTGGTGGGCGTACTACACGCTGGGCTGGGGCGGCTGGTGGTTCTGGGACCCGGTCGAGAACGCCTCGCTGATGCCCTGGATCGTCGGCACCGCGCTGATCCATTCCGCCATCGTGGTGGAGAAGCGCGACACGCTGAAAAGCTGGACGATCCTGCTCGCCATCATCACCTTCTCGCTGTCGCTGGTCGGCACCTTCCTGGTGCGCTCGGGCGTGCTGAGCTCGGTGCATGCCTTCGCCACCGATCCGGCGCGCGGCACCTTCATCCTGGCGCTGCTGGCGCTGGCGATCGGCGGCTCGCTGACGCTGTATGCGGTGCGGGCGCCGGCGCTGAAGGGGGGCGGGCTGTTCGCGCCGGTCTCGCGCGAGGGCGCGCTGGTGATGAACAACCTGCTGCTGGCCTGCGGCGCCGCCACGGTGTTCATCGGCACGCTGTATCCGCTGTTCCTCGATGTGGTGGGCGGCGACAAGATCTCGGTCGGCTTCCCCTTCTTCAACCAGACCTTCGTGCCGCTGATGGTGCCGCTGCTGCTGATGGTCGGCCCGGGCTCGATGCTGGCCTGGAAGCGCGGCGACCTGCTCGGCGTTCTGCAGCGGCTGTGGGCTGCCTTCGGCATTGCCATCCTGGTCATGCTGGCCGCCTTCTGGGCCAGCCATGGCGGCCCGGTGCTGGCTGTGCTCGGGCTTGGCCTCGCCGCCTGGGTCTTTGCCGGCGCGGCCGTGGAGTTCGCCGAACGCATCCGGCTGTTCCGCATCCCGGCCTGGGAAAGCCTGCGCCGCGCCATCGGCCTGCCGCGCGCGGCCTGGGGCATGACGCTCGCCCATATGGGGGTGGCGGTCACCGTGGCCGGCATCGCCGCCTCGGCCTTCGAAAGCGAGAGCATCGACATCGTCCGCCCCGGCGGCGAGCTGAAGCTGGCCGGCTACACGCTGCGGCTCGACGGGGTGGAGCGCCGCAACGGCCCCAACTACATCTATGACGACGCCGCCATCGCCGTCCTGCGCGATGGCCGGACGGTGGCGGTGGTGCATCCGCAGCGCCGCTTCTTCCCGCTGCAGCAGCAGACCACCGCCGAGACCGCCATCCGCACCAACCTGCTCGCCGATCTCTATGTGGCGCTCGGCGATCCCGATCCCGCCGGCGGCTGGACCATCCGGGCCTACTACAAGCCGCTGGTTCCCTGGATCTGGCTCGGCGCCCTCGTCATGGCCTTCGGTGGGGTCGTCAGCCTGAGCGACCGGCGCTGGCGGGTCGGCATCGCCGCCCGCGCCCGCCAGGCGGTGCTGCAGCCTGCCCCGGGAGAGTGA
- a CDS encoding flavin reductase produces MAVDRQLYREAMARVGAAVHVITTDGPAGRHGFTASAVCSVTDDPPTLLVCQKRTSDSNAAFKRNGVLCVNTLADAHQDLSSVFAGLTECDMAGRFAAGAWGEAVTGAPVLQGALVVFDCRIAQVVEVGTHSVLFCEVAAIVPGEGKAGLIYFGRRYHPVGAATPD; encoded by the coding sequence ATGGCAGTAGATCGGCAACTCTATCGAGAGGCGATGGCGCGCGTCGGCGCAGCCGTGCATGTGATTACCACGGACGGCCCGGCGGGGCGCCACGGCTTCACCGCCTCGGCGGTGTGCAGCGTCACCGACGATCCGCCGACGCTGCTCGTCTGCCAGAAGCGCACGAGCGACAGCAACGCCGCCTTCAAGCGCAACGGCGTACTCTGCGTGAACACGCTGGCAGATGCCCATCAGGACCTGTCATCGGTCTTCGCCGGCCTGACCGAATGCGACATGGCCGGACGCTTCGCGGCCGGCGCCTGGGGCGAGGCCGTCACCGGGGCACCGGTGCTGCAAGGGGCGCTGGTCGTCTTCGATTGCCGCATCGCCCAGGTGGTGGAAGTCGGAACCCACTCGGTGCTGTTCTGCGAGGTCGCGGCCATCGTGCCGGGCGAGGGCAAGGCGGGGCTGATTTATTTCGGGCGCCGTTACCATCCCGTCGGCGCGGCGACGCCGGACTGA
- the ccmI gene encoding c-type cytochrome biogenesis protein CcmI — translation MTAFVFTCALLALGVLTFVVLPLVGVRRALPSRARFDQAVYRDQLKELDRDIARGVVGEAEAQTARLEIERRLLAASDRQEPELPRAPLRRSSLIAGVVAVLVVAGASGLYLMLGAPGIPDAPYALRIAERKGGATDPQHAEMAKMAQTLAERLRQDPNNREGWQLYARTEATLGNWQEAAAAWRNLIALGNADADAYAGYGEMQVLAAQGTVTPAAREAFAQALKADAVNPIARFYLAAADAQAGEGQKAIDAWLKLAGEIADPDMRAELGRRIAQAARLSGVPVPTLPPPAPESAPEPGPTGQDVAAAANMSEAERATMIRGMVEKLAAKLQAEPNDYDGWLRLGRAYAVLGEHDQAGDAFTRAAALRPGDVTPLLQGVQALAQAQKEGAPLPQRAIALLHEAEQRDPKLPETLWYLGMAEAQSGRVDQARGYWERLLPLLPEGSNESRLVTEAIATLKAH, via the coding sequence GTGACCGCCTTTGTCTTCACCTGCGCCCTGCTCGCGCTGGGCGTGCTGACCTTCGTCGTGCTGCCGCTGGTCGGCGTCCGTCGGGCGCTGCCCTCGCGTGCCCGCTTCGATCAGGCGGTCTATCGCGACCAGCTCAAGGAACTGGACCGCGACATCGCCCGCGGGGTCGTCGGCGAGGCCGAGGCCCAGACCGCCCGGCTGGAAATCGAGCGCCGCCTGCTTGCCGCGTCGGATCGGCAGGAGCCGGAACTGCCGCGGGCGCCGCTGCGCCGCAGCTCCCTGATCGCCGGCGTGGTCGCCGTGCTGGTCGTGGCCGGTGCCTCGGGGCTTTACCTGATGCTGGGGGCGCCGGGCATCCCGGATGCCCCCTATGCGCTGCGGATCGCCGAGCGCAAGGGCGGCGCCACCGACCCGCAGCACGCCGAGATGGCGAAGATGGCGCAGACCCTGGCCGAGCGCCTGCGCCAGGATCCGAACAACCGCGAGGGCTGGCAGCTCTATGCCCGCACCGAGGCGACGCTCGGCAACTGGCAGGAGGCCGCCGCCGCCTGGCGCAACCTGATCGCCCTGGGCAACGCTGACGCCGATGCCTATGCCGGCTATGGCGAGATGCAGGTGCTGGCGGCCCAGGGCACGGTGACGCCGGCCGCGCGCGAGGCCTTCGCACAGGCGCTCAAGGCCGATGCCGTCAACCCGATCGCCCGATTCTACCTGGCCGCGGCCGACGCGCAGGCGGGCGAGGGCCAGAAGGCGATCGACGCGTGGCTGAAGCTCGCCGGCGAGATCGCCGATCCGGACATGCGCGCCGAGCTCGGGCGCCGCATCGCCCAGGCCGCCCGGCTCAGCGGCGTGCCGGTGCCGACATTGCCGCCGCCCGCGCCCGAGTCGGCGCCTGAACCCGGGCCGACCGGACAGGATGTCGCCGCCGCGGCGAACATGTCCGAAGCCGAGCGCGCCACCATGATCCGCGGCATGGTGGAGAAGCTTGCCGCGAAGTTGCAGGCCGAGCCCAACGATTACGACGGCTGGCTGCGGCTTGGCCGGGCCTATGCGGTGCTGGGCGAGCACGATCAGGCGGGCGATGCCTTTACGCGGGCCGCTGCCCTGCGGCCCGGCGATGTCACGCCCCTGCTGCAGGGGGTGCAGGCGCTGGCTCAGGCACAGAAGGAAGGCGCACCGCTGCCGCAGCGCGCCATCGCCCTGTTGCACGAGGCCGAGCAACGCGATCCGAAGCTCCCGGAGACCCTGTGGTATCTCGGCATGGCGGAGGCTCAGTCCGGCCGAGTCGACCAGGCCCGTGGCTACTGGGAGCGCCTGCTGCCCCTGCTGCCGGAGGGCAGCAACGAGTCCAGGCTGGTCACCGAGGCCATTGCGACACTGAAGGCACACTGA
- a CDS encoding cytochrome c-type biogenesis protein has translation MRALLLLLLLLPGLAGAVEPRERLPDPAMEARAREVSRTLRCLVCQNESIDDSNADLARDIRVLLRERLSSGDSNDQARQFIVDRYGDFVLLKPPLKGATLLLWFGPALVLLVSGIGVVLWLRRRPQAAVLPAPLNEAERARLARLLQEPEA, from the coding sequence ATGCGCGCGCTGCTGTTGCTGCTGCTGCTGCTGCCGGGGCTCGCCGGTGCGGTGGAACCGCGCGAGCGCCTGCCCGATCCGGCCATGGAGGCGCGGGCGCGCGAGGTCAGCCGGACGTTGCGCTGCCTGGTCTGCCAGAACGAATCGATCGACGATTCCAACGCCGACCTCGCCCGCGACATCCGCGTGCTGCTGCGCGAGCGCCTCAGCAGCGGCGATTCCAATGACCAGGCGCGGCAGTTCATCGTCGATCGCTACGGCGATTTCGTGCTGCTGAAGCCCCCGCTCAAGGGCGCCACGCTGCTGCTGTGGTTCGGCCCGGCGCTGGTGCTGCTGGTCAGTGGCATCGGCGTCGTCCTCTGGCTGCGTCGCCGGCCGCAGGCGGCCGTCCTGCCGGCGCCGTTGAACGAGGCCGAGCGGGCACGCCTCGCGCGGCTGCTGCAGGAGCCCGAGGCGTGA
- a CDS encoding DsbE family thiol:disulfide interchange protein, translating into MKRVLYLLPLVAFLAVAGYFVVALRPGFDPRELPSALIDKPAPDFDLPPLGEGSNLSRAGLAGQVAVVNFFASWCVPCRIEHPVLMRLARQEKLALYGIAYKDKPADAQRLLDQSGDPYRGIGLDLSGRTGIDFGVYGVPETYVIDKSGHIRKRFVGPLNPDSVERELLPLVRQLEGG; encoded by the coding sequence GTGAAGCGCGTCCTGTACTTGCTGCCGCTCGTCGCGTTCCTCGCGGTCGCCGGCTATTTCGTGGTGGCCTTGCGCCCAGGCTTCGATCCGCGTGAGCTGCCCTCGGCGCTGATCGACAAGCCCGCCCCCGATTTCGACCTGCCGCCGCTCGGGGAGGGGAGCAATCTTTCCAGGGCGGGCCTCGCCGGGCAGGTGGCGGTGGTCAATTTCTTCGCTTCCTGGTGCGTGCCCTGCCGGATCGAGCATCCGGTGCTGATGCGCCTGGCCAGGCAGGAGAAACTGGCGCTCTACGGCATTGCCTACAAGGATAAGCCGGCGGATGCGCAGCGGCTGCTCGATCAGTCGGGCGATCCCTACCGCGGCATCGGCCTGGACCTGTCGGGGCGCACCGGCATCGATTTCGGCGTCTATGGCGTCCCGGAGACCTACGTGATCGACAAGTCCGGCCATATCCGCAAGCGCTTCGTGGGGCCGCTCAATCCCGATTCGGTCGAGCGTGAGTTGTTGCCGCTGGTCCGCCAGCTCGAGGGCGGCTGA
- a CDS encoding MFS transporter, producing the protein MDRPPASQIFETDIPARLDRLPWGRFHWLVVIALGITWILDGLEVTLVGSLSGAIVESQTISLTGAQIGAAASAYLVGAVSGALLFGWLTDRWGRKKLFTITVLVYLLSTIATGFAWDFWSFALFRALTGAGIGGEYAAVNATIQELIPARRRGFTDLVINGSFWLGAALGALGALVALDPTLVPPEIGWRGSFVLGGLIGFVVLFLRRWIPESPRWLMTHGHPEAAEAAMREIEDRVRVQFGDLPPVPPQRLRLRRDVNAWFGPSVHALLHRYRDRTILGTALMGAQAFCYNAVFFTYALILTKFYAIPSGQVGLFILPFAIGNFLGPLVLGRLFDTVGRRIMITATYALSGVLMAVTGWLFAQGSLTAVEQTAAWTGIFFVASAAASSAYLTVGESFPLEMRAVAIALFYALGTGIGGVAGPVLFGALIEGGSRTEILYGYLLGGGLMLVAAAFEAALGVPAERKQLEEIAPPLSAAIAEPATVSELSR; encoded by the coding sequence ATGGACAGGCCCCCCGCCTCGCAGATCTTCGAGACCGACATCCCCGCCCGGCTGGACCGCCTGCCCTGGGGGCGGTTCCACTGGCTGGTCGTCATCGCGCTCGGTATCACCTGGATCCTCGATGGCCTGGAGGTGACGCTGGTGGGCTCGCTGTCCGGCGCCATCGTGGAGAGCCAGACGATCAGCCTGACCGGCGCCCAGATCGGCGCCGCCGCCAGCGCCTACCTGGTCGGCGCCGTGTCCGGCGCGCTGCTCTTCGGCTGGCTCACCGACCGCTGGGGCCGCAAGAAACTCTTCACCATCACCGTCCTGGTCTACCTGCTCTCCACCATCGCCACCGGCTTCGCCTGGGATTTCTGGTCCTTCGCCCTGTTCCGCGCCCTGACCGGCGCCGGCATCGGCGGCGAGTACGCCGCGGTGAACGCGACCATCCAGGAACTCATCCCCGCCCGCCGGCGCGGCTTCACCGACCTCGTCATCAACGGCAGCTTCTGGCTCGGGGCGGCGCTCGGCGCGCTCGGCGCGCTGGTAGCGCTCGATCCCACCCTGGTTCCGCCCGAGATCGGCTGGCGCGGCTCCTTCGTCCTCGGCGGCCTGATTGGCTTCGTCGTGCTGTTCCTGCGCCGCTGGATCCCGGAAAGCCCGCGCTGGCTGATGACCCATGGCCATCCGGAAGCCGCCGAGGCCGCCATGCGCGAGATCGAGGACCGCGTGCGTGTCCAGTTCGGGGACTTGCCGCCGGTCCCGCCGCAAAGGCTGCGACTGCGCAGGGACGTGAACGCCTGGTTCGGCCCCAGCGTGCATGCCCTGCTGCACAGGTATCGGGACCGCACCATCCTCGGCACCGCGCTGATGGGGGCGCAGGCGTTCTGCTACAATGCGGTGTTCTTCACCTACGCGCTGATCCTGACCAAATTCTACGCGATCCCGTCCGGGCAGGTCGGGTTGTTCATCCTGCCTTTCGCGATCGGCAATTTCCTCGGCCCCCTGGTGCTCGGGCGGCTGTTCGACACGGTCGGCCGCCGCATCATGATCACCGCGACCTATGCGCTGTCGGGCGTGCTGATGGCCGTCACCGGTTGGCTGTTTGCCCAGGGGTCGCTGACCGCCGTCGAGCAGACCGCCGCGTGGACCGGCATCTTCTTCGTCGCCTCCGCCGCCGCGTCCTCGGCCTATCTCACCGTGGGCGAAAGCTTCCCGCTGGAGATGCGGGCGGTCGCCATCGCCCTGTTCTATGCGCTCGGCACCGGCATCGGCGGCGTCGCCGGGCCGGTGCTGTTCGGCGCGCTGATCGAGGGCGGCTCGCGGACGGAGATCCTGTATGGCTACCTGCTGGGGGGCGGGCTGATGCTGGTCGCCGCGGCCTTCGAGGCCGCGCTCGGCGTGCCGGCCGAACGCAAGCAGCTCGAGGAAATCGCCCCGCCGCTGTCCGCGGCCATCGCGGAGCCTGCAACCGTCTCCGAGCTCAGCCGTTGA